In Spiroplasma floricola 23-6, the DNA window CATTATATTCATTCAATTTAAGTCTAAAATCATTCAATTTTTCAGTTGCATTTAAATTTGTTGACATAGCATTACCTCTCATACATTAATCATTATATCAAATATAAATATTTAAAAGTACTTAATTATAAAAAATATAAATAAGTCTAATAAAAAATAGCTAATTATTTAGCTATTTTTCTAATTAAATTATAATACAAAGCATATGAAACTATATCAGTTTTAGTTTTTTTGTATATTAATTCAAATTGATTTTCTTGAAAATTAAACTTTATATGTCCAACTTTTCCAAAAACTTTTGCTCCCTCAAAATAAGCTTTCTTAAGTTGTGAAGTTTGATATTTTTTTCAAGTTCCATTTATTTCTAACTTAATCTCATTTTTTATTCGTAAAACCTTAAATGATTTAAGTATTTCACCATTACATACAAATCCAAAATCAGTTAAATCAATTAGTGTATTATTATAGCCAATATAAGAGTTTAATAAATTATTGTTTCTATAAGAGAAAATAAGTCCTAATATTGCAGTTAATATTGATCCTATTAAAGCACAAATAACTATTATAACTTGATTTGAATAATTAGAATCTAGTTTTACTTGAGTTAATAAAATCATTGATCCTATTAAAGTAAAAATAAATATTAATTCATAAACTATTACAGTTTTTCCCATATTATAGCTTGTTATAAAAGTTAAGTTATAAAAGAAAAAAAATAATAATAGTTAAAATTATAGCAATGATTTTAAATCTTGAGAAAATTTCATTTATATAAGAACTTGCCATAGGAAGCAAAATAATCAATGGAATTAATATAAGTAATTGAATTCATATTGCAGATCTATATTTTGCAAATATATTATCAATTCTTCTCTTTTTTTTACTTTTCACTGTTATTTATATACACTTTTTAGATTATTAAATTTAATTTCTTGATTTTTTCTTATTGCTTTTACAGAATCTAGAAACATTGTTACTGATGAATAAAATATAACAATAATAACAATTCACAATAAGATTTTTTTAAATTCAACTTCACTTAATCCAAGACCATATTTAATTCCCATAAATAGAACTAAAAAAGAGATGAAATTTCCTAAAATTCCTCCTATCATTAATGATACAGAGAGTTTTGGAACATAATTCTTATCTTTTACAAATTTAAATGTTGATACTGGCATTAGAAAGGCACATGCACCCATCATAATTGGATATGCAGCTCCCCCATCCATTCCTAGCAAACTGATAACAGCAAGAGCTGGAGCATATAGACCAACTCCAAAGCTCATAAGAGCACCTAAAATTAAGAAAGCAAAAGTGGCTATATAAAATTTCAGATCGCTTAAAGAAAATCCTGTAACACCTTCACCACTATTAATTAAAGCAACACTTGGGTGACTTAATAACATAAGCAAAGCACTTATGAATAAAACTACTGCCATTGCTGTTTTAATAAATAATTTATTTACCTTATTGGCAACAGCAGCTCCTATATAACTTCCAATTACAGCAGCTATGATTAAAACAATAAGAGTTAAAATATCTACTTTAATAACAGATATCATAATTAAAGCTTGCAAAATTATAGGTAAAACATAACCAGCATTTAAAGTTCCAGGTATTTTTTTATCATCTTCAATTAATCCTATTGTATTTGAAATTGATATGGTTGGAGCAAATGCCCCTACTCCAAATAATCCTAACAGACCTACAAATAGTGAACTAAAGAAACCCTTATTCATAGGATATTTTCTTTCTTTTGCAAGACTAGTTTTTGCATTAATAACAATAAAACAGGTTGTTATCAATCCCAAAACAACTAAAAGCATTGAAATAATAAATGCTGGTAGTGCTTCTTTATTAAAAGTGGAGTAATTTTGGTCTGTATTTGGTAAATAAACTGCATAATTTAGTGCTAGGGTTGTTGCCATTACAAGTGGAACTATAATTAGTGGAATAACAATAAATAAAGTTTTACTTATTGAACTTTTAGATGATAAGTATTTATTTTTTGCTTCTAAAAGCTCTTTATTATATTTTTTAAAAATTTCTTCTAATTTAAGCTCAAAATT includes these proteins:
- a CDS encoding sulfite exporter TauE/SafE family protein, producing the protein MATTLALNYAVYLPNTDQNYSTFNKEALPAFIISMLLVVLGLITTCFIVINAKTSLAKERKYPMNKGFFSSLFVGLLGLFGVGAFAPTISISNTIGLIEDDKKIPGTLNAGYVLPIILQALIMISVIKVDILTLIVLIIAAVIGSYIGAAVANKVNKLFIKTAMAVVLFISALLMLLSHPSVALINSGEGVTGFSLSDLKFYIATFAFLILGALMSFGVGLYAPALAVISLLGMDGGAAYPIMMGACAFLMPVSTFKFVKDKNYVPKLSVSLMIGGILGNFISFLVLFMGIKYGLGLSEVEFKKILLWIVIIVIFYSSVTMFLDSVKAIRKNQEIKFNNLKSVYK